In the genome of Cynocephalus volans isolate mCynVol1 chromosome 15, mCynVol1.pri, whole genome shotgun sequence, one region contains:
- the ALKAL1 gene encoding ALK and LTK ligand 1: protein MRPVKPGAALPALLLLALASSPQGTQGRPRGRRGERVADEKPRPLLFLPAAWAGPAPGASRSAEIFPRDLNLKDKFIKHFTGPVTFSAECSKHFHRLYYNTRDCSTPAYYKRCARLLTRLAVSPVCSQT from the exons ATGCGGCCGGTTAAGCCCGGCGCCGCGCTGCCCGCGCTCCTGCTGCTGGCTCTGGCGTCGTCCCCGCAGGGGACTCAGGGGAGGCCCCGGGGGCGCAGGGGAGAGCGCGTGGCGGACGAGAAGCCGCGGCCGCTGCTTTTCCTCCCCGCGGCCTGGGCCGGCCCGGCTCCCGGCGCCTCCCGGAGCGCAG aaatattcCCAAGAGATTTGAACTTAAAAGACAAATTCATAAAGCATTTCACCG GGCCAGTCACATTTTCAGCTGAATGTAGCAAACATTTCCATCGACTCTATTACAATACCAGGGATTGCTCAACGCCAGCTT ATTACAAAAGATGTGCTAGATTGCTAACAAGGTTAGCAGTGAGTCCAGTGTGCTCGCAGACTTAG